The following coding sequences lie in one Thermomicrobium sp. 4228-Ro genomic window:
- the argS gene encoding arginine--tRNA ligase, whose product MFKREADRAAALINRALEELGYGSRVFEMRPIPFPGVWGTSTTVCYQVANEQLSEELEQVTAGLSKKEAKRIVQARVRERAQAIAEQLASWLSTHGDFARVEAVNGYVNIVYDTGRFANEVLRTVLVTGREFGRGAPRGERVMVEYSQPNTHKAFHIGHLRNVCLGNALSRILRFAGFDVLEANYIGDIGLHVIKCLWCYLRFHQGEEPPREQRGRWLGEIYAEADRRLNYRNDVVELLNEIARDDQVFVQAIDRLLKELWKEHKVGEDIAYLLGQISHGREIKPEAFYDDQTIVKFWPIVGRQLEQELIETRAAAEQEPGARDRLAQLEEWYERWRRLAATLDWWPHVPQWEREVRETFQRWERKDPEFVRLWEETRAWSMEEFLRIYEELDVHFDVWFFESEVEEEGRQIVRELLERGIAEISDGLPVVKIDEKLGLEKETYRTLPILRSDGTTLYSTKDLALTKRKFEQYKVDRAIWVVDVRQTLYLQQIFKVMELWGFEQASKCYHLAYETVMLPSGAMSSRLGNVVLYEDVARQVLKRAREIIEEKNPTLPPAVKESVARQVGLGSLKYGMLSRDNNRVIVFDIEEALSFEGHAAPYIQYAHARACRILEKVDALPEGPYVLEDLTREESDLIEQIALFPDEVQRAADEYKPLVIANYVYELAKRFNEFYRVCPVLQAPEPQRSARLAMVAATRQTLANGLALLGIAAPEVM is encoded by the coding sequence ATGTTCAAACGCGAAGCAGATCGCGCAGCAGCATTGATCAATCGAGCGCTCGAGGAGCTCGGCTACGGCAGCCGCGTCTTCGAGATGCGACCGATCCCGTTCCCCGGCGTGTGGGGAACGTCGACGACGGTCTGTTACCAGGTCGCCAACGAACAACTGTCCGAGGAACTCGAACAGGTCACGGCTGGCCTCTCGAAGAAGGAAGCGAAGCGCATCGTCCAGGCACGTGTGCGCGAGCGCGCCCAGGCGATCGCCGAGCAGCTCGCCAGCTGGCTCTCGACGCACGGTGACTTCGCCCGCGTGGAGGCCGTCAACGGATATGTGAATATCGTCTACGACACGGGACGCTTCGCCAACGAGGTGCTCCGCACGGTGCTCGTGACGGGGCGGGAGTTCGGGCGCGGCGCCCCGCGTGGCGAGCGGGTGATGGTGGAATATTCGCAGCCAAATACGCATAAGGCCTTCCACATCGGGCACTTGCGCAATGTGTGTCTGGGCAACGCTCTCAGCCGTATCTTGCGTTTCGCTGGCTTCGATGTCCTGGAGGCCAACTACATCGGCGATATCGGGTTGCACGTCATCAAGTGCCTCTGGTGCTACTTGCGGTTCCACCAGGGCGAAGAACCGCCGCGTGAGCAACGCGGCCGCTGGCTGGGCGAAATCTATGCCGAAGCTGATCGGCGCTTGAATTACCGGAACGACGTCGTCGAGCTCTTGAACGAAATCGCTCGCGACGATCAGGTCTTCGTCCAGGCGATCGATCGCCTGCTCAAGGAACTCTGGAAAGAGCACAAAGTCGGCGAAGATATCGCCTACCTGCTCGGTCAGATCTCACACGGTCGCGAGATCAAGCCGGAGGCGTTCTATGATGACCAGACGATCGTAAAGTTCTGGCCGATCGTCGGTCGGCAACTCGAACAAGAACTCATCGAAACACGCGCTGCGGCCGAACAAGAACCGGGAGCTCGTGATCGGCTGGCCCAGCTCGAGGAATGGTACGAGCGCTGGCGCCGGCTCGCTGCGACGCTCGACTGGTGGCCGCACGTGCCACAGTGGGAGCGGGAAGTCCGCGAAACGTTCCAGCGCTGGGAACGGAAGGATCCGGAGTTCGTCCGCCTCTGGGAAGAAACCCGTGCCTGGAGCATGGAGGAGTTCCTCCGCATCTACGAGGAACTCGACGTGCACTTCGACGTGTGGTTCTTCGAGAGCGAGGTCGAGGAGGAAGGACGACAGATCGTCCGTGAGCTCCTGGAGCGTGGTATCGCCGAGATCAGCGATGGGTTACCGGTCGTCAAGATCGACGAGAAGCTCGGCCTCGAGAAGGAGACCTATCGGACGCTGCCGATCCTGCGCTCGGATGGGACGACACTCTACTCGACCAAGGATCTGGCACTCACGAAGCGGAAGTTCGAGCAGTACAAGGTGGACCGCGCGATCTGGGTCGTCGACGTCCGCCAGACGCTCTATCTCCAGCAGATCTTCAAGGTCATGGAGCTGTGGGGGTTCGAGCAGGCGTCGAAGTGTTACCACCTGGCGTACGAGACCGTCATGCTCCCCAGCGGAGCGATGAGCAGCCGGTTGGGCAACGTGGTTCTCTACGAGGATGTCGCCCGTCAGGTCCTGAAGCGAGCGCGGGAGATCATCGAGGAGAAGAATCCGACCCTGCCGCCTGCTGTGAAGGAGTCGGTTGCCCGGCAGGTAGGATTAGGCAGTCTCAAGTACGGGATGCTCTCGCGCGACAACAACCGTGTCATCGTCTTCGATATCGAAGAAGCCTTGTCATTCGAGGGACACGCTGCTCCCTATATTCAGTACGCGCACGCGCGAGCCTGCCGAATCCTGGAGAAGGTCGACGCCTTGCCGGAGGGGCCGTACGTGCTGGAGGATCTCACCCGTGAGGAAAGCGACCTCATCGAGCAGATTGCGCTCTTCCCGGATGAAGTCCAGCGTGCGGCCGACGAGTACAAACCGCTGGTGATCGCGAACTACGTGTACGAGCTCGCCAAGCGGTTCAACGAGTTCTATCGCGTCTGCCCGGTACTCCAGGCGCCCGAACCACAGCGATCGGCCCGGTTGGCGATGGTAGCGGCGACGCGTCAGACGCTGGCGAACGGGCTGGCGCTCTTGGGTATCGCTGCACCCGAGGTGATGTAA
- a CDS encoding sugar phosphate nucleotidyltransferase, whose translation MKGVVLAGGLGTRLYPLTFATNKHLLPVYDQPMIYYPIQTLVRAGIDEIMVVTGGPHAGDFLRVLRNGRHLGVRHLEYAYQEEERGIADALSLCEEFADGEHICVILGDNTTDADIRPAVESFTGGALIFLARVPDPHRFGCPVFDPDDPTRIIRIEEKPKEPKSPYAVTGLYLYDSRVFDFIRELEPSPRGELEITDVNNRYLELGLLRWVELQGFWSDAGTFESLHRANRYWAERRGYRDPEPFVAQPPVGAANP comes from the coding sequence ATGAAGGGGGTCGTGCTCGCGGGTGGCCTGGGAACGCGACTCTATCCGTTGACCTTCGCGACGAACAAGCACCTCCTTCCGGTCTACGATCAACCGATGATCTATTACCCGATCCAGACGCTCGTCCGTGCTGGGATCGACGAGATCATGGTCGTGACCGGAGGGCCACATGCGGGTGATTTCCTGCGCGTTCTCCGCAACGGGCGGCATCTCGGAGTGCGACACCTGGAGTACGCGTACCAGGAGGAAGAGCGCGGGATCGCTGACGCGCTGAGCTTGTGCGAGGAATTCGCCGATGGCGAACACATCTGTGTGATACTGGGTGACAATACGACTGACGCGGATATCCGACCTGCTGTCGAGAGTTTCACCGGTGGTGCCTTGATCTTCCTGGCTCGCGTGCCCGATCCGCACCGGTTCGGCTGCCCGGTTTTCGATCCGGACGATCCGACTCGGATCATCCGCATCGAAGAGAAGCCCAAGGAGCCGAAGAGCCCCTACGCGGTGACGGGCCTCTATCTCTACGATAGTCGCGTCTTCGATTTCATTCGCGAGCTGGAGCCGTCACCACGCGGCGAGCTGGAGATCACCGATGTCAATAACCGGTACCTGGAATTGGGACTCTTGCGTTGGGTCGAGCTCCAGGGGTTCTGGAGCGACGCCGGGACATTCGAAAGCTTGCACCGAGCCAACCGCTACTGGGCTGAGCGGCGGGGCTACCGCGATCCGGAACCGTTCGTCGCGCAGCCACCAGTCGGAGCAGCGAACCCGTAA
- the tenA gene encoding thiaminase II: MTRFTEELWRAIDPIFSAILAHPFVEGLTDGTLPVEAFRFYVLQDARYLQDYARCLAIAAAKAPRQDWCELFAEHAKVALVVERALHESFFQEWGLTEEHVAATPYAPANLAYTSYLLRVAYERPFEELLGAVLPCYWIYWEVGKHLERLGSPNPLYQRWIDTYASEEYAQVVRAVLTVMDEVVTDLPESRRLPIREHFITTSRYEWLFWDSAWRLETWPV, translated from the coding sequence ATGACCCGGTTCACCGAGGAACTGTGGCGTGCCATCGATCCGATCTTCTCGGCTATTCTCGCTCACCCCTTCGTCGAGGGCCTCACCGACGGAACATTGCCCGTCGAGGCATTTCGCTTCTACGTCCTCCAGGATGCACGCTACTTGCAAGATTACGCCCGCTGCCTCGCCATCGCCGCAGCCAAGGCTCCCCGTCAGGACTGGTGCGAACTCTTCGCCGAGCACGCGAAGGTCGCCCTCGTGGTCGAACGAGCCCTCCACGAGAGCTTCTTCCAGGAATGGGGGCTCACCGAAGAGCACGTCGCGGCGACGCCGTATGCTCCGGCTAATCTCGCCTACACCTCGTACCTGTTGCGTGTCGCTTACGAACGCCCGTTCGAGGAACTGCTCGGTGCGGTGCTGCCCTGCTACTGGATCTATTGGGAGGTGGGGAAGCATCTCGAGCGCCTCGGATCGCCCAATCCGCTCTATCAACGATGGATCGATACCTATGCCTCCGAGGAGTACGCGCAGGTCGTGCGCGCGGTTCTCACGGTGATGGACGAGGTAGTCACCGATCTCCCCGAATCGAGGCGTCTGCCCATTCGGGAACATTTCATCACCACCTCGCGGTACGAATGGCTGTTCTGGGATAGCGCCTGGCGATTGGAAACCTGGCCCGTCTGA